One Vicia villosa cultivar HV-30 ecotype Madison, WI linkage group LG5, Vvil1.0, whole genome shotgun sequence genomic window, AACACATTGTCCAGGACTTCTTGCTCAATCAACCTGATTGAGACTTCCTTGCCAAAACTACTTGTTCAGGACTTCTTGCTCAATAAACCTGATCGATACTTCCTTTTCTAAACCTTAGTTCAGGACTTCTTGCTCAGATGATCTTCATTTGTTGTGCATTGTTGTTCTGTTGATCTGCTGACCATATTCACATGTTCTTTCTTTTGACTCTCCTAGTCAGATGTGAATTAGTCTTGCTATACTCTCTTAACATACAATAACCGTTCTGGttagatttcttcttcttttgtgtgttactctaaattgtgttttttgtctaacacggtttaTCTGTTAACTCCCCATGGTGTGTTCTAGTATCACATTCTTGTGTACACAATCTTACACATGCATTCTTCTTTAATTTTCTTCTCCATTTATAGAATTTGAAAATAGATCTGTTGAAGATTGAAACCACTTACAATACAAGTAGATGTTGAAGGTTGAAACTTATCATAGTGTAAGTAGTCGTTGAAGGTTGATACTTCCATAGTACAAATAGAGTTAGAGGTCTTTAGCTATAACACGTAAAGTGAAGTCTAAGTAAAACTAGCATAAAGACAATGAGATAAGCAAAGTAGAGTTAAGAGACCAAATGAAGAGATGGGATCCTGACAATGTTACTTTCTTGAATAGACATAAAGTACTTGTACGTTGTCACAAGATCCTCTTAAGAAAATTTATGACTGGAGACTTCTTGTAGACGTTTGTTGAAGCTTAAGTAGAgtcattattatattttatacttaACTTTTTGAATGAGAGGCTTCTTAAAGAATTGGTTAAAGCTTGATTAGATGTTAAAGTATGTCTTCAGAACCTAGTTAGAGTGAGACTATTGAGTCTTGAGTTCATAGGTTATGAGTTTGCCTTTATCAAAGTCTTGATCAAAACTAGTCTGGACGAATGCTTTTAGCGTTACTTACTTGATATAGACAATAATCCTTTGAAGCAGAGACTTCGAAACTGTTGATGAAGCTTGTTCAGAATTGGCAGAGTCATTTCCTATGACAGTGTCTGCTTGCTTCAAATGACTGAGTTAGAAAATAATTGTCAATTTGGAACACACTATCTGATGATAAACTCCACGAAATAGAAGACCACTCTGAATCAGAGAATGGAAGACTCAAATTTCCTTTAGGCATCATGACAAATGTTTTTCCATTTATCTTAGCTTCTCAATTCTTGGCACATGGATCAAGAGGTCTTTGGATTAGGTTTCCTTACAACCTTTTGACTTGAAGATCTTTAGGTTCTGGATTCCTTTCACCATGAGACCAAAAGATCACAATATCTGGTCTTTTTAGAAAATGATTACTTTGAAATCTCAGGTTTTATTATAATCAAAACCTTTTGACTCATTTGTCATTGATTCTGATGGATTCATAATCAAGCTACTTTCAGCAGCTAATAAACTAAGCTCTTCTTCTTTGATCCTGCTTTTTCATGGAAGCAAGCTTTGATCCTTTCAAAACTTAGCACAAAGAATATTTAAAGAGATGTTTCGAGCATACTCAAAGGTTCATCAAACATCTTTCTATTTGGAGCAGCAGGAATAGATTCTTATCTTCATATGAGCCAGATTCTTACTCAGTTTCAAAATGTGAGTCCTTTGTTCCAAGTGTTTTCACATTCACATCATATATTTTGCTTTACAATAAGTTTCTTCTAATGCTTTCCAAAACTCTTTTGTCGTACTTAGGAACATGCAAGTGTCACTAGTCAGAATGTGAGTCATTTGTTCCAAGTGTTTTCACATTCACATCATATATTTTGCTTTAGAATAAGTTTCTTCTAATGCTTTCCAAATCTCTTCTGTCGTACTTAGGAACATGCAAGTGTCACTAGTTTTTGAAGTCATTGAAGCCCATAACCATGCAATGATTATTGAATATTCAGTATCCCACTTTTCAAATTTGGGATTTGTCTCTTTGGGAGGTGCGTCTGTAAGGTGTTTTTCTTTTCCTTTACCTTTCAAGGTCATTTTCACGAGTTGAGACCATTTCAAATAATTCTTTCCATTCAACTTGTATACCCAAGGAATAATATATAATTCTGATTCAGACTTGTACCCATCTATTTCATCTTTACCGCCTACCATTGAAGAAATTTAGAAACAAATGTAAGTAAAACACCATAAGCGAGTGCGAGGTTGAGAAGTCTATGGAAATATGTGAGGCAGTTCAAACAGCGGCAATGAACAATACCGTGAAAAGTGAGGACAAACAGTATTGATGAACATTGTGGTGAACAGTGCCACAAACATTGCCGTTAAATAGTACCGGCAAATAAGCCGTGAACAATTCCACATTGAAAGTGGATAGGTTTTGACTTAAAGAAGAGACAACTTTCTTGACCTCAGGAGATTTAACTGAATTTCTCTAGATGATTATCCCTGGAATACTTTCAAGTCATATACTCGTATCTGCACTTTGCACATTATTAGTTTGACTTTCTCCATATCATCTTTCTTCAGCTTCTGTAGTTTCCATCTTCTGTCAAATGATAGGAATATGCATAGAAGACTGAAGAACGTGTTGTATAGTTTTTCTCACTGTATCCTTTCGCCATTCTTCTCGACATAGATTTCTCCCAATTTCTTTTGATCAACTAACATGGTTGCATTCTTCTCAACAAGCATTGCTGAGCTTTCCACATGTGGTGGTGTCAACATTAATTCTCTTATACTTTCTTCACTCCTCACTATAGACACTACATTAttaatattttgtaatttttctttgctAAGGATTTGTACTCTAACATGGTCAAAGTCAGAGTTGAGTCATACTAGAAAGTCCTAGACTCTATCTTGCTCAATGTACTCCCTAAGTGTTGTTGGATCTATTGTACGCTCAGTTTTAATAACTCTGGTCTAACTCTATCCCAAGGCTTTGTGATGATTATCATATTCTATAACTATTTTGTCGCCTTGTTTTGTTCCAAGTGTTTTCACCTTTACATCATATATTTTTCTTTAGAATAAGTTTCTTCTAATGCTTTCCAAATCTCTTTTGTCATACTTAGGAACATGCAAGTGTCACTAGTTTTTGGAGTCATTGAAGCCCATAACCATGCAATGACTACTGAATATTTAGTATCCCACTTTTCAAATTTGGGATTTGTCTCTTTGGGAGGTGCGTCTGTAAGGTGTTTTGCTTTTCCTTTACCTTTCAAGGTCATTTTCACGAGTTGAGACCATTTCAAATAATTCTTTCCATTCAAATTGTATACCCGATTCTGATTCAGACTTGTACCCATCTATTTCATCTTTACCTCATACCATTGAAGAAATTTAGAAACAAATGTAAGTAAAACACCATAAGCGAGTGCGAGGTTGAGAAGTCTATGGAAATATGTGAGGTAGTTCAAATAGCGGCAATGAACAATATTGTGAAAAGCGACAACAAACAGTATTGATGAACATTGCGGTGAACAGTACCACAAACATTGTCGTTAAATAGTGCCTGCAAATAAGCCGTGAACATTTCCACATTGAAAGTGGCTAGGTTTTGACAAAAAGAGCCGCAATTAAGGCAGCTGGGGGTATTTTATGCGGAAGAGGACCCTCTCAAAGAAGAGCTCGTGATACTATATCAAAATTGAATaattcaatattattattattattattatgaatatACAAGTGCTAATCTATTTAGATATAGTATTAGCTAATCTCTTTAGATATAGTATTATGACCTAATGGGCGTTACTTAAGACCAAAACTTAAATTGCtaataaaataacaaactaataacaataataaactaattaattatttacaACAGTTACAAGtaatttgtgaatcactttaagacTCTCTTGTACCCTTATTTGATTATAGTGGAGCTATTTCTTAGTCTGGACGACTCGTAGTTTTTATTCTCATATTGAGGAGTTTTCCAcgttaaaatatcaatattctTTTGTGCCTTTATTTGTTCGATTTGCTGCCATATGTTTGTTGTTGATCCTCAAAGTTTTTACAAGTTTGAAGAATTTTACATCTGATGCATATTGGTCTGTTATTGTGTCTTTAATTCCCATTACAAATCATCCAAAAAGCTTATATACCACAATTATTTTGCCACATCACAAGTTATTCAAAGATGAAAGACGACTCTCTCGAAACATAAGATACAACAACTGGCCGAATCTAAAAATACCTCCTGTTTGAATAAGTTCTCTCTATTATGGATCTTATCATATATTGTATCAATTTTCAGAAGAAACCCATCACTTCAGATGGAGCAAGGCTTTCCCAGATAAGAGGCAAAGAATGTTTgagagaagaagtagaagaaCCAGGGAGTAAATTGGCTGAAAGCATGAGAGAATAGACTAGAGTTACAGAATAAGTATCATCCTCACATGAGTCCACCCTCAAAGATCACTTTTTAAGGATATGGACTTTCACTCAAGAACATGTAAGAACTCCACAAACAACAGATGCTCCCGCACAAAGAAACCTCTCCTCCACCTAAAATCCCAAAGCAGACCACCATCTTCTTGAAGAGATATTTGGAACATCATAAGAAAAAGATTCTTAAGGGGTGTGAAACTAATACAAGGATCGTTTCAAAAAGAGATAAAGAAATGAAAATCAGTCAATCTTTTTCTAAAATCTTCTCCATAAATCAATCAAACTAGCCATCAGATTGAGAGGTCAATCAAGAGACACTGTGTCATTACGGAGATGCTGATATCAAGTAAAAAAGTATGACATGATTAAGAGCAAAATCATGATAAAGTAATAATTTTCATTTCTCATTTATATAGTGGTTGTCCATTCGAACAAAATAAGATGTGAGTTTATACTAAAGTGCCTAATTATAATTATGCATCAGAATATTGAAAAGAGATTTGGCTGCAGTAGGAGGTAAACGGAATGTCATGGCTGTGAACACCTTCATAAGTTGTTATCACATAGCTTGAGTCATCTCTATCTCTTTCCACTCTTTTCTTCACATTGCATCCAACACTTGAACATTTGTAGTAATTCCTGTGTCATCATAATTAATAGCTTGTTAATTAGTacattcttaaaatatatactaatttactattaattataaatataatgcGAAAGGACATAGCATCAACTTTATAAAAATCATGTGAAAAATAAGCTTTTAAGGCATGTGAATAGAAATAGAAACTTCAAAAAGTGATTGTTTTGGTTGAGAATAGAAACTTCAAAAACCAAAAGCTAAAATAatggtgttttttagttgaaacAGGGACTTTATTGTTTTGGTTTGTTTTAGGTGGCTTAGCCAAATCCCATTTTTATCATGTTGCAGACAAAAGTGAAATTTCAAAGTATATTCCATTGATAAAGCTTTGATTAATTTAAATTTGATGTTAAGGCAGAGGAGTCCCTATCTCAGGCCGTTAATCCAACACTATCATATACATGGCGTACTTAGTCAAAAGTCTAAATAAAGCAATTTTAAATTTCATTGAAAACTAAATTAACAATTATTTCaagataaataatttattaaaatataacatttaGGGAGGAGTAATATTTTTAAAGTTACTTATTGTGATATATTTTTGCAAAATGTTACATttcatgatttaattaattaattttaaattgaatttaaaacaaataaatatttattttagtttttcaaataaaaaatatttttatagtatAATATAgtgttattaaaattaattttaaaaaatgttttaataaaaaatttaaataaaaatttgatttaaattcgTATTGTTATGTTTGTAAAAGACTTAATAAAGGCGGAGGGAGCTTTGCAACCCCTAGAAGGGGCGAGGATCATATGTCGCCCTCCAAGAAGTATCGTCTCGCTCCAAATACCTTTCACTTACCAGTTATAAGAAATGTAGGAAAAAACGTTTCTCCGTTAGAGAGAAGTTAAGATCAGAACTGGTAGCCCTAGGGCTAGCACCTGGTAGCCCCAAAGGTTCTTCGGGCGGGACCTAACATATATATCTCATCCAAGTGGCGCGATTGAAGTATAGCCTAAGAGACTTAGCCTTAAGTCTTGTATGAGGGTTTGATAGAAATCTCGCTCGAGAGGTCCTATGCTTCACTTGAGAGAATTACAAGTCTCATCAGTCATACTCCATATAACTTGGCTTGAAGGACTAAGATTTTTTAGGCTATCTAAACTCCCTGCCTGAGAGACTTGAAACTTCATCGGGAGGGACCAAACATATAAATCTTATCCAAGAGATTCAACTAAAGTCTAGCTTAAGAAACTTAGTCTTAAGTCTTATTTGAGGGCTTGATAGAAGTCTCACCAAGAGGTCTAATGCTTTGCTTGAGGAATTTATAGTCTCATCAAGCTCACCACAACCTCGCCTGAGGGACTCACAGTCCCATCAGTCAGGCTTAACGTAACTTCGCCTAAAGGACTGAGATTTCTCGGGCTATCTAAACTCTCCGCCTGAGAGACTTGGAGTTTCCTCGGGCGGGACCAAACATATAAATCGCATGCAAGAAGCTCGACTGAAGTCTAGTCTAAAAAACTTAATCTTATTAAGTCTTGTCTAAGCGCTTGATATAAGTCTTGTTTGAGGGGTTCAATGCTTTGCTTGAGGgagttattaaaaaatttattttaaacatttaataattttattataacttTAACGAAAATTATAAAGAACTATCCAAATATAGAGTTCAacctatattttataattttcttataactttaaaaaaattacaaagaatttaaaaaaactttaaaaaaaatgaagaactATCCAAATTGATTTTTTAAAGTTCTTTTTaagaaatttgtaatttttttaatatataaaattaatttaaagaaaaactgaACCAAACTATCCAATATCATAGGATTTTAGTTGTAAGAACTAGCGCTAATTTTTATTAGAGTTTCAAACAATTTTAATATAGGTTGACCATGGATCATTATAAATATTTCTCCACTCTATATCAGTTACTTTGTTCAAATACAAAATGAAAGTTTTTTTAGTGCAATCTCAAACCTTAGGTTGTGATTGTTCTTCACAGACTTCTTTCCATACTTCCTCCATTTGTATCCATCATCCATAATCTCAATTTCTGATTTTGTTCTAAATGCTATCTTTGGCCCCACTTCTCCCTTTTTTCCTTTAATCCCATTTTTGTACTTTCTGCAAAACATCATTAAATCCAAAATATGTATACACTttattagcaaaaaaaaaaaaaactatataataataatattaaaggagaagaaaacaaatTAAAGGAGGAGAAAAATACATGTTATTGTTGTTAGAGGTTGCATCATTGAACTCTTGATTAGCATCACTAAAGGTTACTTTCTCTAATGATTCAATACTTTGTGACCTAGATTCTTGATCATGGTATGTTTGATCAATACAAAAATCATCAAGCATGAGATATTCAGATAGTATAAACTCATTAGAGGATTTAGAGGAGGAAGAAGGAACATGATAGTTCATATGAGTAGAGTAACCAAATTTGGGATTAGGATGAGGGTTTACAAAATATAAATCCATTGGAAACTTGACTATAGATAGGtcattgatttttattatatagtattgtattattattattattgtaaaatAATGTTAGTGTCTTGAGAAGGATAAAAGGAATGATTTTTCTATTATGCTTTTCTATGAATGATAGTTCCAATCACCTTCCTAGATAGATTCCATGAAGGCTCCTCTATATACCACGTGCCCACTATCTTGGATATTAAGGTGATGTCATTATGGTGACGTTATTTTTATTGAAGCCACTAAGGTTACTATCTATAGCCAATACTATTATTGTATTTAATTTCTCATTAGATGTATTGATAATgaatttatcataattaatttatatttgcgTTTCTATTATTAGCACATCAATTTTAATCAAACATATATTGCCTAGTTGACAAAGTTGTTAGTCGGGATAAGATTCCCAATTTCAAGGGTCAATTTGTgtaaattataaaaagaaaaattaaataaatacattGAAATTGTGATGCATTAAAATTAAAacgataaatattttatatgaatgtaaaaaaataatttgaacaataaatagaattaaatatatttttaattaattagggctACTGAGATGTTTAACTAATATTTGATAGATGAGATAAAATGAGTGTGAATTGTTGGCCTATAATTCAATACTTGGTAgcaatatttttttcttcatagtaTAATATATCTAATATATATCTATAAAAATTAAAGTATTTTTTCAAGTATACCCTTTTGATAAAATGTTTAAACTTTTCTGATTTCAGGGATAAAAATGACTAATCAACACCTTATGTTTtaaacttttctcttcttcaagcTTCAAGTCTGAACTCTAACTGTAAGTTCGGATGAAACGACGTTGGCGGTGAGGGTTTCAGATTCTGAATCAAGCTTCTTGATATATTCTTCTTCTTTCGCCTTTGTTTCTGCTTATTTCTGAATCACTTTGCAAATAATCACTTTCCAATACATAAAGAAAATATGAAAGATGGAAGTTGTTTATTATGAACATTTCGAGTTCATCGGCGATGCCATTTTAGAACTCACTATCAGCAACcaccttttattttaataaatcgaCAATCTGAATTTTGATGTTTGTGATTTTTTTCTTTGCATTTTGAGATTAAGCTGCTAAACTTTAGATCTGTTTTTTCTTTGATGTCATGAGATATGCTTGGATTGGATTGATTGTTCATCTTCTCTTCCAATGttcttattttctttctctttcattttctCCAATTTTTCTTCCCTTAATatctatttttatgttttatcttcCCAAAGCTTTTGTATAAGCACACCATTTGTTTGATAAAATATTGTAAAGGATTCTCACCAACATTATCATGACTTATGAGGTTTGTCTTATGAAACCTTAGATTGACACGCATACTTTGAGACCTTAGAACCAGTTTATCTAATAAAAGAATCAGTTTATCTAATAAAAGAATCAGTTTTTTCGATTCCAAATGTATTTTCCTAATTCAATTTCCACATAGCCGTCATACTGATATAATTGTTAAGAGGCGTTAACCTCATTAACCACTTTTATGAATATCTCTATattcaagaatctcccaaaaaCTTATCgatgttgttgtagttgttgaaTGGATTTTTGCTTATGTTGGAAATAAGTAGCATTTCATCCTATGTTGTTAATGtatatttattttggatttttacttttaacTTTTTAATTCTCTGCTTTTGAAAAACATATTTTTCAGAAAGAAAGTATCTTCGAATTTGGTTGCCTGCTTTAAATGTCAATTCTCTAATTTATCCCCGAACATAAATTTTACGACCATTATTTTTGTGTGAATGCAGTGTCATCTTGATGTTAGCAAGGATTCACATTCTTCTGAATTGTTCAAGGGTATATGCCATGCTTATGATGTAAGAAACTATTATTAAAGGATTCTCACCAACATTATCATGACTTATGAGGTTTGTCTTATGAAACCTTAGATTGACATGCATACTTTGAGACCTTAGAATCAGTTTATCTAATAAAAGAATCAGTTTTCTCGATTCCAAATGTATTTTCCTAATTCAATTTCCACATAGCCATCATACTGATATAATTGTTAAGAGGCGTTAACCTCATTAACCACTTTCATGAATATCTCTATATTCAAGAATCGCCCAAAAACTTATCgctgttgttgtagttgttgaaTGGATTTTTGCTTATGTTGGAAATAAGTAGCATTTCATCCTATGTTGTTAATGtatatttattttggatttttacttttaacTTTTTAATTCTCTGCTTTTGAAAAACATATTTTTCAGAAAGAAAGTATCTTCGAATTTGGTTGTCTGCTTTAAATGTCAATTCTCTAATTTATCCCCGAACATAAATTTTACGACCATTATTTTTCTGTGAATGCGGTGTCATCTTGATGTTAGCAAGGATTCACATTCTTCTGAATTGTTCAAGGGTATATGCCATGCTTATGATGTAAGAAACTATTATTAAACTTTCCTTGCCTTATAGAAGTAATTGTCTCATAATAGTGATTGAATTTCGTCTATGTGGAGTAAGAGAAACGTTTTACATCCTTTTATATCTAGACATTACTTTTATACAATGAGGAGGTTTTCACCATGATGGTGCATACATAACATAGCCGGTATTGTTCTCTCAATTATAAATTTAACATGTAAATGTCTTGTTTGGGTGCAAGTTGTATATATAAAATTGGATGCTAAAGTGGGATGCTCAAGTGCATAAATGAAAAAAGAAGTTGGTGTTTTCATTGCATCAACAAATGATATTTTGAAGCCCTTAGGATGAGGGATTTTAAAACGTTTGTGGCATTGATAGAGACGATGACAGTGTTATACTATGCAATACCTGTGATGCTGAGTATCATAAATATTGGTATTGTCCATCTTGCATTGGTGGTATATAGTTTAGTATAATTTTTTATAGGTATTCTTTTAACTTTGTGAAGGAAAGTTTTGATTAGGATATGCTTCTATAGAATTTCTATAAATGTCATATTTGTGTTGTATTAGCAGTTAAAAACATATAACAGTATAGCAAAATTGCTTCggctacatatatatatatatatatatatatatat contains:
- the LOC131607575 gene encoding probable WRKY transcription factor 51 — protein: MDLYFVNPHPNPKFGYSTHMNYHVPSSSSKSSNEFILSEYLMLDDFCIDQTYHDQESRSQSIESLEKVTFSDANQEFNDATSNNNNIKYKNGIKGKKGEVGPKIAFRTKSEIEIMDDGYKWRKYGKKSVKNNHNLRNYYKCSSVGCNVKKRVERDRDDSSYVITTYEGVHSHDIPFTSYCSQISFQYSDA